Within Limanda limanda chromosome 1, fLimLim1.1, whole genome shotgun sequence, the genomic segment CAGGTGACGTCATGCACCGAGTAGTTTTGTATGCAGAAGGTAAATAAAAGGTGCTAAGGTGTAGAAGTGCAAGCAGGTTCATGCATGTGTAGGAGGCATCAAAACATCTAGTGACATCCCATTCTGACTGAAATCCTGATCTCATTACTCATAATTATACTTTGATTAGGGTGCAATGTTATTTGGCAtcagtgaaattaaatgttgGTGTCGGACTGAGTTTGCTGCATCCTGTTCTGGAAATGTCTGTCTGGTTCCTGATGGGAAGAGACCAAAATACTTTTATATTAACAGTCATCATTTTGGCCCCCATTATGCTGAGTGGTTATACTGTGTAATGGCAGAATTGTTCAGTGGTTAAAAAGTTGACTAACTCTACAACAAAGGTCAAATCTTCGACATAAAACCTGTTTGTCTAAACATGAAAAAGATCTTCCACTGCCTATACTTATTTCAACCTCATTAAAAGTTTGAAAGGCACTGCAGTACACGCAGCTGTTTGCTACCAAAGCAACTCCCTCCGACAAAACTCAGCCATCGACAGAGGGAGTAAAAAACATGTCTGAATGGAACAACAGCAAGTCtttatttgaataaaagcatttaagttaatttttgaAGAGCACCAGATTCACAGTGATGTGTTGCATGGTTTGGTTTACAAATGAGAGCTGCAAGCAAACGGGATGGAAAGTTCATTATTATTGAAGATACCCACCTTcgatctttttttttgtggatgATTCTCTGTAACAAGATGTATGATGGAAAATAGAAGGGCTCAGTCATTGGTAAAACcagattttcactttttcttaaCACGTTTTAGCCAATTTACTACAAGTAACTTATTAAGTTGTTCCTTAAATCCAGGAAAACACTTGTTTACATTCATACAACATGAAAATACTTGAAATTTTAGATTGTAATCCCTGACCgtgaaaacatttgttatttaaaatgagTTCAAAGTAATGCAGGGGAAGTCGGTGATTGAAGTTTCAAACTTCTGGAAGTTGATTTTCATACCATACAGACAAATTGACTAAAACGTGCAAAAACACTCTCTGCCACTTAGACTGAAacctcctttttaaaaaagtaaatgtctACAAATATGCAATACAACATGTGCAAACAGCAATTTCAGGTGATTCCCCCAAAACTGATTTTTGTccttcaaataaatatatacatgcatTCTTCTTTTCCACATAATTCGTAAAAGTACTAGAGAAGTAGGATTAAAAAATTGGGAGAGGGCAGTCTTTGAAAACATGACGGGGCAAAATAAAGTATTTCCAGCAGTCACGGTTTGGCTGATGAGGGGGCGGGAGTTCGTACGTAGCTTGACACAAAGGCATCATGTAAGGAATAAAACATTCCGCGTCTATTTTCTTCGTCATCACTGGAACTGCGAAAAACCTaagaacagaaaaaataaacgaAAAAAGGCATCCCATTGTTTTTGGTTTTAAGGCGGGGCTACGTCAGGCACGGGAGCGAGAGGGCGATTCCCGAGGAAATGTTGCTGTGAATTTTATCTTCTGTGCTCTGTCACACCTCGTCTCCTCCCAGTCCAGCCCAGGCCATCCAttcctctgtctgcattccGCTGTGCGGCTCATTTCAAGCGTTCGATTAATTCCTGTGTCAAGCCCAGGTTCAGCAGCTGGATGGTGGAGAAAGTGGCCAGGTGGGGATACGCCTTGAGGAGCTTCTCCCAGCAGAGCTCCAGCAGGCTGGGCACCGCAAGCCAGATCTTAAACAGAGAGCCAGTCCTCTTGTTCTCATGAATGTTCACCACGCCACCATGGATGTACATGCAGCCAGCCTGGAGACAGTGAAGGACAGACCGAAGCATATGTTTTATATGAAATATAGAATAATATAGAGCAATTCAAACCCCTCCCATTGGCAAACCTTGTGGATTTATAGGAAAAATGTGTAAACCATCAACATTTCAGCAGACGGAGCTAATACTCTGCACTAACCGGGGTGACAGCAGCACAGTGGAAGTAGGCCGGCTCAGGCATCATTGCTGGTAGTTTACTCCACTGAAAAGTCTGCAGGTTGATCTTCCACAGATCTGCCAATATCAACTCCCCGTTGTAGCCTCCACAGATAAATACATCTGTAACCGAGAAAGATAAATGGTTAGATACTGTAGCTGTTTATGTGCGAGCCGGCAGGGAGTTACTTTCAACACTGAAGGTTACGCATGTAACAGACTGTTTATCCTTGAAAAAGAATAATGGCATTATTAAAAAGATTCTCACCGTTTCGTATTTGCACACAGCTATGGCATCTCCGAGGAGCAGGGTACCCTGGGAGAAGCACAGACATTTTACAGTTGTGTGCACGAGAACACGACAGCAATAGGTTAAAATTCAGTGCAGGATACACACCTATTTTGTCATGAGGTTTAGTGGTAATCTCCTCCCAGGAATTGGTCTCGAGATTGTATGCATGCAcctattaaaagaaaaacaatagtgtATTCAGAATGGGTCTAAGTGACTAGAGTTCACCCTTAGTGGTGTATAGCAGTACCTTGTCTAGAGGATAAGATGTCCAGGAAGTGCCTCCTCCCAGAATGTAGATCCTCTGTCCGTCATGAGCTATTTCATGTCTGTACctgtggaacacacacaaaaaacatagAGTTATGTCAAGGGTTCTTACAACACTGAAAAAGATTCCCAGCTTGTTTAGAAGCATGATAGCGCACCGTTCCTCGGGCAGGTCGTCTGGAGGGTTGTTGGGCTTGAGGTGGATCCACTCCCTGGTGGTCAGGTCCAGCCTGTGCAGGTCTGTGCTATAGATGTACCCCGTTGTCCCTCCAAACAAGTACAGGAAGCCGTTTATTATGACCATTGCCTGGAGGAACAAAGATTTGAGAGCCTAGTTCATGGAAGTTCAGTTTAATAGTTTGAATACCCAGTGACTAGATTCTGAAAAGAAACTGATCTCTATAGTCCTCTCTTCTTCAAACTACCGACTGATTTCTGAGGCTACCTGTCCATAGATTCTGTTTGGCTTCTTCCCACGGCAGTTGAGCAGGGACCATCGCTTGTACTTCACGTTACAAACGTGAACGTCGTTGCCATTATTCTCACCAAAGGGGATCCCAGTGCCTCCGAACACCAGGAGGTTGTTGCCATGCAAAACAGCTGAGGGaacacagaaacattacatttatGTTTCATCCACAATTGCTGGAAAATACGAttttgtttgtgtataaaaAACCTGATGAGAACCAAATGCATGACAAGTAAGaagaattaaaatatttaacattaatGGATCTGTTTTACCTGACATAGACGCCAGCTCTGTGGGCATGTAGCCTTCTGTTCGGATCTGCTGCCAGCAGCCTGTGGCAAAGTGGTACTTCCACAGCTCCCTGAACAGTGGGTAGTCTTCATTATCTGAGCCTCCTGACTCATCGTAGTCAGGGTTGTAGCCTCCAAATACATACAGGTTAGTGTTGTCTGCGACACAGCGATGCCCACTGCGGGCTGGGGGAGTACGTTGACCTAGAGAGGGGGAGCATGTTAATAGAGGTACTTACTCTGGTATACTGTATATTTCCTATACAGTGCCGTCCACATAAAAACAGCACCATGGATCTCGTGTTTTTGATTCATTATTCACGTCATCACATGTTTTACCttctggggaaaaaaactatgcaaaatAAAATCTCACTATTTGAGTTTTTCAGCCGGAGGCTTTAACAGGTTTCTTTCGGCAGGGGCATGATGACAGAAGTCTAGTAAAGCGCTAAGAATAGCCCAGAGCCCTACCCTTAACTCCACTCTGATGTTTCAGCCagcaaatgcatttttattaaTCAGGATTTATAATGGATTCTGAAGCACAGCAGAGAAACAAGGCTtatagagagagagcagaggaatgTAGAACCCGACCACACACCCACATTGATACAAATCTAATGCGAGTAATAACACATACCATTACTTTGGCAGTAATGTTGCAATTATTATTAGTGATCTATTAACATTGCTCTAAATCAACACAATTCATGCACATGTGGTTGCCCAGGTGCTTCTATCAAGACTACAggctgaaaatgtatttgacttgACATGTGAAATTTGCCGGCTGGATGCAGAGGGAAAGTTGTAAGAGgacgaaaaaagaaaaaggcgctaagattaaaaaataaaacatcctcAAACTCTTGCAGAAAGTGTTTGACTTCTTGGGGCTCATTATAAATCAATTAATAGGCCAGACAAATGTAAAAGCACTATGGAAAGTATCTGGTATGTTCACTTATAGATGAAAATAAGTGATTGCACTATAAAGAACACAAATCCTTTGCGGAGTCGAGTCCGATGACTCAGTCACTCAGTCATCTGGGTCATGTTTCTTTGCAGCATGACCAGAGCTGGACTGTGTACCATGGTGCACGTCGCTGGCCCCTGGTGTGACTGACCTTGGCAGCTGTGAAGACTGTATCTGTGACACACACCATCAAGCCAAGTGGATATGGTTAAAAATCAGAGAGGGGGTCGGTGCGTCCTGGTCTTTTTTCCAAACATGGTGGAACATCAAGATCATATCTGTTTACCCAGCACTGCGTTGTGCACACGATGATTATTGATGATTATCATGATGAGTATCGCTGCAGCTCACACATCCAGCACTAGCAACACACCTGATCGGGTCATGTGCTGCTTTGGGTGTGAACTTGTACCTGAGTGCATCTTGAGTCATCAGGCATTAGCTGCACTTGTTAAAAGCAGAAACATTTATGTCGAAACGCCTTCAAAGTGAATTAGAGGATGGTGCAGTAAAACAGCCCTGGATCTCTGATGATAGTCCTGGTAATCAATGACTGAGTGGGGTCTGCACCATCCTACACTGGTCTTACAGCTAAAAGACAGGATTTGACTAAATGTACGATGAACCACTTGCTTGCTTTCATGTTCTAAGGAGCCTTTGATGTGACTGCTAACAAGCTATCAAAAGATAAACAAGCTACTGGCTGCTAGCTTGAATGCTATGATTAGCAACGTCACCAGCGAGGGTCAACGTGCACACATTGCATTTCACGTTGAACAGACGATCACActgaaagtctttttttttttagctctgaCTGACAGGATGTGAGCGAGTTAAACATGTCGTTAGCATGTCGTTAGCATGTCGTTAGCATGTGGTGCTAGCGCTGACCGACCTGCTAGCCTCTGCGGGGGCCTCCCTGTCAGTCGCTCGAATTTATTCAGCTGGTCCGGAGCGCGAACAGCTTCCGCCTCCATCGCTTCCCCCGTTTACAATCCAGTCACGTCGAAGAACAACCACATCCGCCGAGGTGCAGATCAAACATCATACATCAGCCCGCAGCTCATCCATCTGACGCCATTCACAGATTCCTGCTGTCCCCCCCTCCCGcttagccaatcagagggcttgTTATTGGGAGGCTGCGTGATCACAGAGGGGCGGGGCTGCGCGTGTCGCCGTCtcccaaaacaacaacactattTCTTGCCGAGTCAAGATAGTTATCCTCCACAATTATTAGAtttgatttgtcttttattgtttttaagttcaacACAACGTACAgataatatcatatatatatatttgatgatAAACAAAAAAGCTGTCAAGACTGTAGAATTGTGCTttacattcatttgtttttacttaAGTTGCCTCATTTATGcatcatttatttcattctgtgTTTGGGATTTCCtgaactttttcttttcatttgtcttAACTTTGCTTATATGAATATCTGATTAAGTTGAATTCTTACTGTTTGGTTGTAAAATTTTACAACATAAAAAGACTTGAAATTTTATGTTAGTAATCCCTGACCGTGAAAACATTTCAGTtatttaaaatgagtttgaagTAATGCAGGGGGAAGTCTGTGATTGAAGTTTCAAGCTTCTGGAAATTGATTTTCATACCATACagagaaaaatgaagaaaaaaaatggctCACTGGAAAGtcacaaacactttcaaaatatcTGATTAAGTCGAATTCTTACTGTTTGGTTGTATGATTAGATGAAtatggtttttaaaaagaagataaTAAAACttcataaaatgtattcatcGATATGTATTGTGGGTTTTCATCTGCAAGATTCTATACTGTCTGACATGGCTTTACAATATGATCACAATCTAGCCTCCAACAATCTTCCTACAATATGTTCTTTATCTGCTTGTGTCTCCTCTCAGCACAGTTAGCAAGCTGCTCTCATGGTCATGAATTTCATACAAAGTCTCATCGAGATGCCCTCTGTCTTTTATCAAGTGCATGACTGCGTCCTGGTGTTAACACAGGAGGAGTGCAGTTGTGTGAGCAGCTGAAGATAGAACTAAAAGTAAAAGCATTCTTTCGCAGTAAATATTGCTTTTGATGTTCGTTCAGGAATATAAAAATTTGTAACAGAACCTAAGAAGGTGACATCAAAAAAGACACAGATATTCTGTAACATAATATGGAACCATTGATTTTATTGTTTGCCATTTTCCCCAAATTTAGCCaccaatgaaaacaacattgtaATTGTCAAGGTTTTATTGTGGATCAGTCAAGCACCTTTTTTTCAGCAGCATTTTAACATTGAGGTGTTCTTTGATCATTTTGGTTTTCATTTACTTATAAGCATGACAGTGAGATTCctttttaagttttattaatcttattttaaatagacatttatacttattttaaaattatttgcAGATAGTGGCTTGTTgagtacatttgtatttttcttttataaatctTGATTGGTCTGTATTGAAAATTAACCAAGTTCTCACCCTCAAATATTGTGCTCCACAATTCTGAGGGTGTACTTTTtttgagtatttccattttctgcTTCAGAAATGTATTCATTATACTATAatatattacttttatttattcaaaagggGCAAACTACATTACAAACAAGGAGACAGAGAACAAACAACCGACAAATGGACGAGAAACTTGCATAAATATTctattataaatgtatttcatagcTTCAGTTAGGCCACTGCTTACTTTGCCAATTCAGAATTTGAAAACACatacaatacaaaatatgaaGTCAATAAAATCAGTAGTTTATGATgacaacattaaataaaagctctacttagtctatagggtttttatattgtgttttatttacattgtatatattggtttatttttgtcgtgcaCTGATGGCTGGTTGTAGCAGACTGCAGCTACAGACTGCTTGGAAATTAAGCAGCAAAGATCcagggatttgttgttgttgtggattTGTGCAGTGAGGCCTCatctggggcctcatttataaccgttgcgtacgcacaaaacgggcctgaaacgtgcgtacgccacttctcacgccaacgttgggatttataaaaacaaacttgacgggaaaatgtgcgtatttctacgcaaacttagaccctcccgtacgagcgttttggggagacgggaaaacggcgacacagacgtgaggtggtgaactgcagcagattattgatccaattcataatttacattaaaaccaacagtttttctcgcgcgacgtatctgctccacatgagccttttaattaaaaaaatataaaacaactttaagcaaattaggttcagattcgatttaacggcagagttacggagccgagtcattaataggttttaataatatcttctaacactgtgcgtgtatcatcagatcgctgcagtgaacgggactgagccacagagcgcacagagcacagagcacactggagattacttataagaaatgaggaaactttccaaataatatcccagaggaggtgaggatccactgatgtgagggaatcggtccgatgctttaaataaataaatactgccgtgacaccggtgcggggaactgctcgatgtgtgcatgtgaatgaaagaacgaggaggaagcgagggttcagcgatctctgatctcacacagtgtgttatgtgatctctgatctcacacattgtgttatccacagcagcagcggcagagtgtcagtgtattttctttattagtgaaatcgctgctgtcccataaagtcggtcttcacctccacctcactaacagacacctcgctgtcagtgtcagaaagtttcacttcctcttcacatcgcttgatgccgtgactccgtcaggactcacggtagaaacccattggtcagcagcatcatttaatattcacgccgtgctttgcgttgaccatttatggtggaaagtgggcgtgtggagggcggatttggaggcagatccacgtacgaacgtttccaagtggactgtgatttttaaagcgaacattgcgttcaggtgtacgtgcgcgcggttttataaatcggaattatcttttgcgtacgccatttccggattttgtacgtacgtactcTTTCAggatgaatcctacgcactcttttataaatgaggcccctggtcTGTGCAGGAAGTGGAAGTCAACCTGAGAAGCTACACTTGAACGAGGACATccagagggggacagagagacagctcaccttcaaagtaaaagttcaggaggccggaggtttgatttgattaatgagtaatgagtgacccttactccttgtgctagttgatgggaacaatatgtcatttatttgatcacTGAATATAAGCTAGAAGGTTTTGAATGACTTTTCAGAATTATATTcaattaaatgtgtcccacactgtgattcttgtaaggcgcCAGAAGCCAAagttggaaactactgggttattctctaacaataggtttttaaagcatgttaaatcatccagtatctaaaatataaaaagttacttttaagtaaggctgtcaaatatatgtagtcaagtagaaaatacaatacaaatacattttcttcttGTGCTTAGTTTCTCATGGGACTGAGCAGGCGGTGTGGtgtagggggtagagtggtcgttctccaGCCCATGGTTGAGGGTTTAATTCCCACTCCttcatctgcatgccgaagtgtccttgacAAGATAATGAACCCCTAAAATTGGCAGGACTTTTAAccacctattaattgcacaatatcttacactttgtaaatttaaaaacaataataaataaatatatttaaaaaatttttttacattaaattaaatgaatcctgGATGTGCGCAGAAGGAAGGGCCTCACtttctgtcagtgctcgggtcCTAAATAAGTGAGAGGCAGAAAGGGGGGGTGTCTCAGTCTGAGCTGTTGTAGGGTCATTCAAAGCGGAACCATTGCTCTCGGGCTTTTTTTTCCGGGGGACGTCAGAACCGAACATGGCGACTCTCAGCGGCAGTCGTGGGGATCGCCTCGCCAACTCCAACCACCAGAAAGCGTCTCTGGTTTCTCCGGAGAAAGTTCGTGAGATCCTGAACCAGGGGGTGTCGTCGACGACCGGCGGCTCCACCAGGTGGGTTCACCGATCCCCCCCCgacggcgtgtgt encodes:
- the klhdc10 gene encoding kelch domain-containing protein 10 translates to MEAEAVRAPDQLNKFERLTGRPPQRLAGQRTPPARSGHRCVADNTNLYVFGGYNPDYDESGGSDNEDYPLFRELWKYHFATGCWQQIRTEGYMPTELASMSAVLHGNNLLVFGGTGIPFGENNGNDVHVCNVKYKRWSLLNCRGKKPNRIYGQAMVIINGFLYLFGGTTGYIYSTDLHRLDLTTREWIHLKPNNPPDDLPEERYRHEIAHDGQRIYILGGGTSWTSYPLDKVHAYNLETNSWEEITTKPHDKIGYPAPRRCHSCVQIRNDVFICGGYNGELILADLWKINLQTFQWSKLPAMMPEPAYFHCAAVTPAGCMYIHGGVVNIHENKRTGSLFKIWLAVPSLLELCWEKLLKAYPHLATFSTIQLLNLGLTQELIERLK